The Sphingopyxis sp. YR583 DNA segment TCGCTTCCTTGCGCACGGTGTCGACGAGTGTGTCGAACGTGCCGTCGGCAAGCCAGAGCGATATCATCGCGGCATTGAGCGGCGGCGCCATCACGGCGCTTTCATGCTGGCACGACGCGATTTGCATGGCTTCGGCGACGCCCGGAGCACGGACGAAGCCGATGCGGAGCGCCGGCGAAACGATTTTTGCCATGCTCGCGATATACCAGCCATTGTCTGGCGCGAAGCTAGTGATCGCGGGAATGGGGGCTTCGGGCAGCAGGCCGTAGGCATCGTCTTCGACGATCTGTACTCCGGCGTCGCACGCCCATGCAGCGATGGCTTTGCGGTCTTCGAGCGCGATCGTCGCGGTAGTCGGATTGTCGTTCGTCGGGACGACATAGAGCGCGCGCAGCGGCGCATCGGCGTGCACGGCCTCGAGCGCTTCGACGGTTATCCCGGAAAGAGGGACGAGGTGGACGCCGATCCGGCGTGCCACGGCGCGAAATCCCGGATAAGCATAAAGCCCGCATGCGACGCGATCGCCGGGTTTCAGGATTGTCGATGCGATGGCGTGCAACCCGTTCTGCGCGCCGGCGGTGACGACGACCTGTTCGGGATCGGACGCCATGCCGAGGCGCCGCAGCAGTTCGGCGCCGCTTTCGCGATCGGCCACCGCGCCGCCGGGGCGTTGATAGTGGAGGCGCGCGATGCCGCCCCCGCGCGCTAGCGTGCCGAGCGCCCCCGCCATCGCGTCGGCGAGGCGCGCTTCGGCGGCGACCGGGGGACTGTTCATTGCGATGTCATTCTGTGCGGTGGTTGCGATCTCGCCAGTCCGAACCTCGTTGCTGATGAAGCTGCCGGCGCGTCCGCGCGCGACGATCAGCCCGCGTTGCCGTGCCAGATCATAGGCTTTGGTGACGGTCGTAAGATCGATGCCGAGCAGCGCCGCGAGCTCGCGTTGCGGCGGCAGGCGGTCGCCATGTTGAAGCTCGCCGCGCGCCACTGCGGCCGCGATCGCGCTTGTGACCGCTTTATATTTCGGTCCCGCGGCGCCCGCGATATCGGGCCTCCACGCGTCAGCCGTCACGCCGTTCGTCCGCTTCGTGCCTTTCGCGTGCATTCAGCTTTGCCCACAGATGTTCGGTGCCCGATTCCTGCGCCTTGTTCACATATTGCGAGGCGACCAGCCAGCCCTTGATCGGGCGCAGCGGCAATATGCAGCCGATGACCATGATCGGGATCGAGAAGACGAGGTGGATCCACAGCGGCGGACTATAGGCGATCTGCAGCCATACGATGACGAAGGTCAGCGGAAAGGCAACGATGCACTGCGAGAAAAAGGCGGGGCCGTCGTCGGGCGCGGCAAAGCTGAAATCGAGTCCGCAATTCTCGCAGCGTTTGGCGAGTTTCAGCCACGAGCGGAACATGTGGCCCTTGCCACATTCGGGGCATTTGCCGTGCCAGCCCGACCACAGGATCCAGCGCAGTTTTTCGTTTCCGACATTGCCGCTCGTCATATCCGACTCCAACCAACCATGGCAGTTACCATGCAAAGTGCATGTATGTCTGCGGAAGGAGAAGATGAAGCATCAGAACAACTATATGATATAGATGTGAATTATACCAGTTGAAGCATTTTTGCATGGCAATGTAATTTCATTTTTCCATACATAATCGCGGATTACCGGGATGGGGTCGTGCATTATGTCGGACAATCCTGCTGGTCACGTCATGCGAGGCGGCGCTGTGTCCGAGCCATCGTTTACGCCGCTTTTACCAGTCCCGGTGCATAAGATTTACCGATGTTTGCGACTGGGGACAAATGATGGACAGCATGCGCGGCCTGCTTTCGGGTAGCCATGACCAGGATGACGGGGCGATCGACGCGCCCGCGTCCGTCGGTGTCGACGAACGGCGGATGCAGGTCCGGGCCTATAATTACTGGGCCTCGCTGCTCGCCGACCGTGCCTATCCGTCGGTCGAGGATCTCGATCTGGAAGGCGCCGATTTCGGGGCCTATTCGATGCTGCTCGATTTCACGCAGGGAATCGACAACCCGGGCATCGCCTTTCTGGGCGACCGGCTGCGCGACGAATCGCAGATCGACGAGGACGTCCATTATATCAGCCAGATTCCGGGCCGTTCGCTGCTGTCGCGGTTGACCGACCATTATCTGCAGATCATCGCCAATCGCGCGCCGATCGGGTTCGAGGCCGAATTCGAGAGCGATCGCGGCGTGACGATCATGTACCGCGGCATATTGCTGCCGCTTTCGTCCGACGACGACACGATCGATTTCATCATGGGCGTGATCAACTGGAAAGAAGCCGTTCCCGCCGATCAGGCCGAGGAATTGCAGTTGTCGGTCGAGCAGGCGCTGCGCAGCGCTCCTCCGCTGACCGCACCGGTACCGGTATGGGCCGACGGCCCCGATTCGGAGCATCTCGACGACGATGTTGCGGCGGCGGTCGTTCCGGGCTTTGCGGGGCTGAACCACGGTGCCGACCTGTTCGCCGATGCGGACTACCCGGCGAACGACGACGAACTGCCGCTCGATCCGGGGCAAGGTGCCGAGCTCGCCGACTGGCTGGCGCTGGCCCGCGAAACCGCCGAGCGCGCGATCGCCGCCGACAGCCGGAGCCGCGGCGCGCTGTATCAGGCGGTCGGCAAGGCATGGGATTTTGCTCTCGCGGCCGAAGATCAGCCCGAAGCATTTGCCGAAATACTGGGCGATGCCGGGCTCGCGGTGCAGGACCGCGCGCCGATGACGCCGATCGTGAAGCTGGTTTTCGGTGCCGCTTACGACAAGACGCGGCTTGCCGAATATGCCTGCGTCCTCGGTCATGCGAAGGAAGAGGGAGTCGCCCGCGGCGAACTCGCCTCCTATCTCGATCGCTATCCCGGCGGGCTCAAGGGGCTGGTCAAAGACGCGCGCGCGCGCCGCAAGCCGGAAGGCGAAAGCGAGCGGCCGGATGAAAAGCTGGAAGCTCTGCGCCATGCGCACCCTGCATTGATTCTTGAACATGATGCCGGCGACGCCGAATTCGTCGTGCTGATCGCGCGCGCGATGCCGGGGGGGCATATCGGGATCGTCGCCAAGGCGGCGGATGATCCGACGCTTGTCGCGAAGCTCGCGAAGAAGGCTGTTCCGATCACGCCCGGCGTGTAAGAGCGTCGGCTCGATGCGGCCACGTAATAGACAATCGCAAAATTGAAATATTTTTGCGCGAACGCGCGAACGAGGCCTTGAGCCGCGCGCGTCAGAGGCGCATAGGAGGCGGCAGCGAACGGGCCCCCGCCGATCGTCGGCTGGGATCCCCCTCTTTGGTTCGGGATGCTGCACTTTATGCCTCAGAATTCGTCCGACACGCCGGAAACGGACACGCCGACCCCCTCCACCGTCAAAATTCCTCCGAAAGTCGCCGCCGCCTATCTGGCCGCGCTCGCCGGCAGCGCGCTGCCGGGCGAAGGCGACGATATGGACAAGGCCGCGCTGACCGACGCCAGCCAATTCGCGGCGCGCGCCGCGCTCGAACGTGACGCCGAAACGCCGTCGCTGCTGCTCGAACCGATCGCCGCCGATGGCACCGACCGCCGGATGCGGCTCGTCATCATCAATGACGATATGCCCTTCCTCGTCGATTCGACCTCGCAGATCGTCGCGGCGCAGGGCCTTGCCGTCCATCGCATCCTCCATCCCGTCGTCGCCGTGAAGCGCGATGCAAAGGGGCATCTGCAGGAAGCGGGCGAAGGGCCGGCACGCGAGTCGGTCATCTATATGGAACTCGAACGCGGCGACGCGCGCGCGCGGCGCCGCCTGCTCGACGCGCTGGAAGCCGCGCTGCGCGACGTGCGCGCGGCGGTGCGCGACTGGCGCGCAATGCGCGCCGCGATGCTCGCCGATGCCGCGATGCGCGTCGAGGGCGAGGCTGCCGAACTGCTCCGCTGGTTCGAGGGCGGGGCGATGACCCAGCTCGGCCATGAATGGCGCGCGCGCAGCGGCGCGGTGCAGGAACCGCTCGGGATCAGCGAAAGCGCCGATGGCCAGCTTCTGTCGCCCGCCGCGCTCGAAGCCGCCTTCGCCTGGTTCGACAAGGGAGGGCACGCCCCCCTGCTGATCAAGTCGAACCGCCTGTCGGCGGTGCACCGCCGCGTATTGCTCGACCTCGTCATCGTGCCCGAACTCAAGGGCAAGAAGGTCGAACGCCTTTCGATCCACGCGGGGCTGTGGACCAGCGCCGCGCTGTCGACGCCGCCGGCGAAGGTGCCGGTGCTGCGCGCGCAGCTTGAAGCGTTGATGGCGAAGTTCGGTTTCGACCCGGCGGGTCACGCGGGCAAGGCGTTGGCCCATGCGCTGACGGCGCTGCCGCACGACCTGCTGATTGCGTTTGATACCGCCTCGCTCGAGGAGCTGGTGCTGACCTCGATGTCGATCACCGACCGGCCGCGGCCGAAGGTGGTCACGGTGCAGAGCGCGCTTGGTCGCCACCTGTTCGCCTTTGTCTGGCTGCCGCGCGACGAGGTTTCGACCGGCCGCCGCCTTGCGGTCGAATCGCTGCTGGTTCGCGAAGCGAAGGCGGGCGTTATCGGCTGGACGATGGTGCTCGAAGACGGCGGTGCGGCGCTCCTGCGCTACACGCTCGACCTGCGCAGCGGCGGGGTCGTGCCCGATACCGAAGCGCTTAATGCGCAGCTCGAACAGATGGTTCGCGGCTGGCAGCCCGAAGTCGAGGCGGCGCTGGCGAAGCGCGGCGACCCCGGCCGCGCCGCGGCGCTCGCGGCGCGTTTTGCGCCGACCTTCCCGCCCAATTACCGCAACCTCTATAATCCCGAGGAAGCCGCGCGCGACATATTGCGCCTGCGCGACCTCGACGCCGCGAACCCGCGCAGCGTGCGCCTCGCGCGCAAGAGCCTCGACGGCGACGACCGGCTGCGGCTCAAGGTCTATAGCGCGGTCGGCCCGCTTGCCCTGTCCGACGTCGTGCCCGCGCTCGAACATTTCGGGTTCGAGGTGCTGGAGGAAATCCCGACGACGCTGGCCCCGGCCCGCGCGCCCGGCAGCGAGGACGGCGATGAAACACCTCTCGTGATCCATGATTTCTCGCTGCGCCTGCCGGCGAACGTCGACGAGCTGGCGCTGCTTCCCTACGCCGAAACGATCGAAGGCGCGATTGCTGCGGTGCTCGACGGCCGCGCCGAGAACGACGCGTTCAACGAACTCGTGCTCACCAACCAGACCGACCCGCGCGCAATCGTGTGGCTGCGCGCCTGGTTCCGCTATCTGCGTCAGGGCGGTTCGGCCTATGGCATGGACACGGTGGTCAGCGCGCTGCGCCACGCGCCCAAGCTGACGGCGGCGCTGATCGAGCGCTTCCGCGCGCTCCACGACCCCAAGGCGCGCGACGCCGCGAGGGCGGAGACGCTCGCGGCAGACATTCTCGCCGACTTCGCCGACATCAAATCGATCGACGAAGACCGCATCCTGCGCCTGTTCCATGCGGTGATCAGCGCCACGCTGCGCACCAACGCCTTTGCGCCCGCCGCCGAAGAGGCGCTGGCGTTCAAGATCGATTCGAGCCTTGTCCCCGGCCTGCCCAAGCCGCTGCCGTGGCGCGAGGTCTGGGTCTATTCGCCGCGCGTCGAGGGCATCCACCTGCGCGCCGGTCCGGTTGCGCGCGGGGGCCTGCGCTGGTCCGACCGCCGCGACGACTTCCGCACCGAAATCCTCGGGCTGATGAAGGCGCAGCGCGTCAAGAACGCCGTCATCGTGCCGACCGGCGCGAAGGGCGGTTTCTATCCGAAGGCGCTGCCCGACGTGTCGCTCGACCGCGATGCCTGGTTCGCCGAGGGCACCGAATGCTATCGCATCTTCATCCGCTCGTTGCTGTCGATCACCGACAATCTGGTCGCGGGCAAGGTCGTGCATCCGAAGGGCGTGGTGATCCACGACGGCGACGACCCCTATTTCGTCGTTGCCGCCGACAAGGGCACCGCGACCTTCTCCGACGTCGCCAATGCGCTCGCGATGGAGCGCGACTTCTGGCTCGGCGATGCGTTCGCGAGCGGCGGGTCGAAGGGTTATGACCACAAGGCGATGGGCATCACCGCCAAGGGCGCGTGGCTGTCGGTCCGGCGCCATTTCGCCGAAATGGGCGTCGATGTGCAGAGTGACACGATCCGCGTCGTCGGCTGCGGCGACATGTCGGGCGACGTGTTCGGTAACGGGATGCTGCTGTCGAAGGCGATCAAGCTGACCGCCGCCTTCGACCATCGCCACATCTTCCTCGACCCCGACCCCGATCCGGCGAAGAGCTGGAAGGAACGCGAGCGGATGTTCAACCTGCCGCGCTCATCGTGGGCCGATTATAACGAGAAGCTGATCTCGAAGGGCGGCGGCATTTTCCCGCGCAGCCAGAAGAGCATTCCCTTGAGCGCCGAAGTGCAGGCGATGCTCGGCCTGTCGGTGTCCGAAATCGACCCCGGCTCGCTGATCTCGGCGATCCTGAAGGCGCCCGCCGACCTGCTGTGGTTCGGCGGCATCGGCACCTATGTGAAGGCCGCAAGCCAGAACAATGCCGAGGTCGGCGATCCCGCGAACGACGCGCTGCGCGTCGACGCCGAGGATCTGCGCGTCAAGGCGGTGGGCGAGGGTGCGAACCTCGGCACCACGCAGGCCGCGCGCATCGCCTTCTCGGCTAAGGGCGGGCGGATCAACACCGACTTCATCGACAATTCGGCCGGCGTCGATTGTTCGGATAATGAGGTCAACATCAAGATCGCGCTGAACCGCGAGATGGCCGAAGGGCGTTTGTCGCAGGATGACCGCGACGCGCTGCTCGTCCGCATGACCGACAATGTGTCGGAGCTGGTGCTCGAGGATAACCGCCTGCAGGCGCTCGCGCTGTCGATCGCCGAAAAGGGCGGATCGGCGGCGGTGCCGTCGCTGGTGCGGATCATGGAGACGTTCGAGGCATCGGGCCGGCTCGACCGCAAGGTCGAGGGACTCGCCGCGAACGACGAACTGCTCCGCCGCGCCGCCGAAGGGCGCGGGCTGACGCGCCCCGAACTTGCGGTGCTGCTGTCGACCGCGAAGCTCGCGCTGCAGGATGCGATCGAGCATAGCGACCTGCCGAACGATCCGGCGCTGGCAAGCGACCTTGCCGCTGCCTTCCCTGACGAGATGCAGCGCGACTTTGGTCAGGCGATCGCCGACCACCAGCTTCGCCGCGAAATCATCGCGACGAAGATTGCGAACCGCATCATCAACCGCATGGGCATCGTCCATCCGTTCGAACTGGTCGAAGAGGAAGGCTGCGCGCTCGGCGATATCGCCGCGGCATTCGTCGCGGTCGAGCGCCTGCTCGATATGCCCGCGATCTGGGACGCGCTCGACGACGCGAAGATCGACGAAAGCATCCGCCTGTCGCTGTTCAGCCAGGCCGCGTCGGCGATGACCTCGCAGATGGCCGACCTGCTGCGCGTGACGCAGTCGCTGTCGCAGCCGGGCCCGGTCGTCGCGCGGCTCGAACCCGGCGTCGATCGCCTCAACGCCAGCGTCGACGGCCTGCTCAGCCCGTCGGTGAAGCATCAGTGGGACATGCTGACGCAGCAATTGCTCGACGCGGGTGCGCCCGAGGCGCTGACCTCGTCGGTCGTCCGCCTATTCAAGACCGACGGCGCGATCGGTATCGTCGACCTTGCCGAACGGCGCGGCGACGACGAGGTCGCGGTGACGAGCGCCTTCACCCATCTCGGCGAAGCGCTGGGTCTCGATTGGGCGCAGACGCTGGCGGCGCATATGAGCCCCGCCGATCCGTGGGAACGCCTGCTGGTGAACAGCCTTGCGCGCGATTTCCAGCAGATGCGGCTGAGCTTCCTCGCGGGGCTGCCGAAGGGCGATCTCGACGCGGCGGTGACCAAATGGCTCGCCGATCATGCGCCGCGCGTCGAGCAGTTCCGCGCGACGGTCGATCGCGCGCGGATGATCCCGACCCCGAACGGCGCGATGCTGTCGCATATCGCCGGGCAGGCACGCGGATTGCTGGGGAGGTAATGCCGTTCCAGCCCC contains these protein-coding regions:
- a CDS encoding aminotransferase-like domain-containing protein, giving the protein MHAKGTKRTNGVTADAWRPDIAGAAGPKYKAVTSAIAAAVARGELQHGDRLPPQRELAALLGIDLTTVTKAYDLARQRGLIVARGRAGSFISNEVRTGEIATTAQNDIAMNSPPVAAEARLADAMAGALGTLARGGGIARLHYQRPGGAVADRESGAELLRRLGMASDPEQVVVTAGAQNGLHAIASTILKPGDRVACGLYAYPGFRAVARRIGVHLVPLSGITVEALEAVHADAPLRALYVVPTNDNPTTATIALEDRKAIAAWACDAGVQIVEDDAYGLLPEAPIPAITSFAPDNGWYIASMAKIVSPALRIGFVRAPGVAEAMQIASCQHESAVMAPPLNAAMISLWLADGTFDTLVDTVRKEATWRQKLARTVLGEGRHAAHPHGYHLWLPLADNISVDTLAAALALDGLSAVPSDRFAVAPDAPAAMRISLGGTIDRRSLSRALHRLAAQLWSPGGAPSDVV
- a CDS encoding DUF983 domain-containing protein, which gives rise to MTSGNVGNEKLRWILWSGWHGKCPECGKGHMFRSWLKLAKRCENCGLDFSFAAPDDGPAFFSQCIVAFPLTFVIVWLQIAYSPPLWIHLVFSIPIMVIGCILPLRPIKGWLVASQYVNKAQESGTEHLWAKLNARERHEADERRDG
- a CDS encoding PAS domain-containing protein yields the protein MDSMRGLLSGSHDQDDGAIDAPASVGVDERRMQVRAYNYWASLLADRAYPSVEDLDLEGADFGAYSMLLDFTQGIDNPGIAFLGDRLRDESQIDEDVHYISQIPGRSLLSRLTDHYLQIIANRAPIGFEAEFESDRGVTIMYRGILLPLSSDDDTIDFIMGVINWKEAVPADQAEELQLSVEQALRSAPPLTAPVPVWADGPDSEHLDDDVAAAVVPGFAGLNHGADLFADADYPANDDELPLDPGQGAELADWLALARETAERAIAADSRSRGALYQAVGKAWDFALAAEDQPEAFAEILGDAGLAVQDRAPMTPIVKLVFGAAYDKTRLAEYACVLGHAKEEGVARGELASYLDRYPGGLKGLVKDARARRKPEGESERPDEKLEALRHAHPALILEHDAGDAEFVVLIARAMPGGHIGIVAKAADDPTLVAKLAKKAVPITPGV
- a CDS encoding NAD-glutamate dehydrogenase produces the protein MPQNSSDTPETDTPTPSTVKIPPKVAAAYLAALAGSALPGEGDDMDKAALTDASQFAARAALERDAETPSLLLEPIAADGTDRRMRLVIINDDMPFLVDSTSQIVAAQGLAVHRILHPVVAVKRDAKGHLQEAGEGPARESVIYMELERGDARARRRLLDALEAALRDVRAAVRDWRAMRAAMLADAAMRVEGEAAELLRWFEGGAMTQLGHEWRARSGAVQEPLGISESADGQLLSPAALEAAFAWFDKGGHAPLLIKSNRLSAVHRRVLLDLVIVPELKGKKVERLSIHAGLWTSAALSTPPAKVPVLRAQLEALMAKFGFDPAGHAGKALAHALTALPHDLLIAFDTASLEELVLTSMSITDRPRPKVVTVQSALGRHLFAFVWLPRDEVSTGRRLAVESLLVREAKAGVIGWTMVLEDGGAALLRYTLDLRSGGVVPDTEALNAQLEQMVRGWQPEVEAALAKRGDPGRAAALAARFAPTFPPNYRNLYNPEEAARDILRLRDLDAANPRSVRLARKSLDGDDRLRLKVYSAVGPLALSDVVPALEHFGFEVLEEIPTTLAPARAPGSEDGDETPLVIHDFSLRLPANVDELALLPYAETIEGAIAAVLDGRAENDAFNELVLTNQTDPRAIVWLRAWFRYLRQGGSAYGMDTVVSALRHAPKLTAALIERFRALHDPKARDAARAETLAADILADFADIKSIDEDRILRLFHAVISATLRTNAFAPAAEEALAFKIDSSLVPGLPKPLPWREVWVYSPRVEGIHLRAGPVARGGLRWSDRRDDFRTEILGLMKAQRVKNAVIVPTGAKGGFYPKALPDVSLDRDAWFAEGTECYRIFIRSLLSITDNLVAGKVVHPKGVVIHDGDDPYFVVAADKGTATFSDVANALAMERDFWLGDAFASGGSKGYDHKAMGITAKGAWLSVRRHFAEMGVDVQSDTIRVVGCGDMSGDVFGNGMLLSKAIKLTAAFDHRHIFLDPDPDPAKSWKERERMFNLPRSSWADYNEKLISKGGGIFPRSQKSIPLSAEVQAMLGLSVSEIDPGSLISAILKAPADLLWFGGIGTYVKAASQNNAEVGDPANDALRVDAEDLRVKAVGEGANLGTTQAARIAFSAKGGRINTDFIDNSAGVDCSDNEVNIKIALNREMAEGRLSQDDRDALLVRMTDNVSELVLEDNRLQALALSIAEKGGSAAVPSLVRIMETFEASGRLDRKVEGLAANDELLRRAAEGRGLTRPELAVLLSTAKLALQDAIEHSDLPNDPALASDLAAAFPDEMQRDFGQAIADHQLRREIIATKIANRIINRMGIVHPFELVEEEGCALGDIAAAFVAVERLLDMPAIWDALDDAKIDESIRLSLFSQAASAMTSQMADLLRVTQSLSQPGPVVARLEPGVDRLNASVDGLLSPSVKHQWDMLTQQLLDAGAPEALTSSVVRLFKTDGAIGIVDLAERRGDDEVAVTSAFTHLGEALGLDWAQTLAAHMSPADPWERLLVNSLARDFQQMRLSFLAGLPKGDLDAAVTKWLADHAPRVEQFRATVDRARMIPTPNGAMLSHIAGQARGLLGR